From Bacillus sp. Bos-x628, the proteins below share one genomic window:
- the rplA gene encoding 50S ribosomal protein L1 — MAKKGKKYTEAAKLIDRSKAYDVAEAVSLTKKTNTAKFDATVEVAFRLGVDPRKNDQQIRGAVVLPNGTGKTQRVLVFAKGEKAKEAEAAGADYVGDSDYITKIQQGWFEFDVIVATPDMMGEVGKIGRVLGPKGLMPNPKTGTVTFEVEKAINEIKAGKVEYRVDKAGNIHAPIGKVSFEDEKLVENFTTIYETILKAKPAASKGVYVKNVSITSTMGPGVKVDPSSFSASK, encoded by the coding sequence ATGGCTAAAAAAGGTAAAAAGTATACAGAAGCTGCTAAGCTGATCGACCGTTCTAAAGCGTACGATGTAGCTGAAGCTGTTTCTCTTACAAAGAAAACAAACACAGCGAAATTTGATGCGACTGTAGAAGTTGCTTTTCGTTTGGGCGTAGACCCTCGTAAAAACGATCAACAAATCCGCGGTGCAGTTGTACTTCCTAATGGAACTGGTAAAACTCAACGCGTTCTTGTGTTCGCTAAAGGCGAAAAAGCAAAAGAAGCAGAAGCTGCTGGAGCAGACTACGTTGGAGATTCTGATTACATCACAAAAATCCAACAAGGCTGGTTCGAATTCGATGTAATCGTTGCAACACCTGACATGATGGGTGAAGTTGGTAAGATCGGTCGTGTACTTGGGCCAAAAGGTCTGATGCCAAACCCTAAAACAGGAACTGTTACATTTGAAGTGGAAAAAGCAATCAATGAAATCAAAGCTGGTAAAGTTGAATACCGCGTTGATAAAGCTGGTAACATCCATGCGCCAATCGGGAAGGTTTCTTTTGAGGACGAGAAGCTTGTTGAGAACTTTACAACAATTTACGAGACCATCCTTAAAGCAAAACCTGCAGCGTCTAAAGGTGTATACGTGAAAAACGTTTCTATTACATCTACAATGGGGCCTGGCGTGAAAGTGGATCCATCATCTTTCTCTGCTTCAAAATAA
- the ispF gene encoding 2-C-methyl-D-erythritol 2,4-cyclodiphosphate synthase, producing the protein MFRIGQGFDVHQLTEGRPLIIGGVTIPYEKGLLGHSDADVLLHTVADACLGAIGEGDIGRHFPDTDPEFKGADSFKLLQHVWALVKEKGYTLVNIDCTIMAQKPKMAPYIQPMCEKIAEALEADVTQVNVKATTTEKLGFTGRGEGIASQATVLLQRK; encoded by the coding sequence ATGTTTAGAATAGGACAAGGCTTTGATGTACATCAGTTAACAGAGGGAAGACCTCTTATTATCGGCGGGGTAACCATTCCCTATGAAAAGGGGCTGCTCGGTCATTCAGACGCTGACGTACTGCTTCATACGGTGGCAGACGCATGTCTAGGTGCGATTGGTGAAGGGGACATTGGTAGACACTTCCCAGACACTGACCCTGAATTTAAAGGTGCTGATTCATTCAAATTACTTCAGCATGTGTGGGCACTTGTGAAAGAAAAAGGTTATACGCTGGTGAATATTGATTGCACGATCATGGCTCAGAAGCCAAAGATGGCTCCATACATTCAACCAATGTGTGAGAAAATTGCAGAAGCGCTTGAGGCGGATGTCACTCAGGTGAATGTAAAAGCAACGACTACGGAGAAACTCGGATTTACAGGCAGAGGAGAAGGAATTGCGTCACAGGCGACAGTGCTTCTTCAGAGAAAGTAA
- the rpmG gene encoding 50S ribosomal protein L33 → MRKKVTLACKDCGSRNYTTMKSIASAAERLEVKKYCKTCHSHKTHLETK, encoded by the coding sequence ATGCGAAAAAAAGTGACTCTAGCCTGTAAAGACTGCGGGAGCCGCAACTATACGACAATGAAAAGCATTGCTTCAGCAGCTGAAAGATTAGAAGTTAAGAAATATTGCAAGACTTGTCATTCACATAAAACACATTTAGAAACGAAGTAA
- the rlmB gene encoding 23S rRNA (guanosine(2251)-2'-O)-methyltransferase RlmB: protein MSQQHDYVIGKNAVIETLKSDRELYKLWMAENTVKGQAQQVIELAKKQNITIQYVPRKKLDQMVSGQHQGIVAQVAAYEYAELEDLYQIAQKRNEQPFFLILDEIEDPHNLGSIMRTADAVGAHGIVIPKRRAVGLTTTVAKASTGAIEHIPVAKVTNLSRALDEMKERGIWIAGTDASAKQDYRQFDGTMPLALVIGSEGKGIGRLIKEKCDFLIKLPMIGKVTSLNASVAASLLMYEVFRKRYPLGE from the coding sequence ATGAGTCAGCAACATGATTATGTGATTGGGAAGAATGCAGTGATTGAGACGTTGAAATCTGACAGAGAGTTATACAAGCTCTGGATGGCAGAAAACACTGTAAAAGGACAAGCCCAGCAGGTCATTGAACTCGCCAAAAAGCAGAATATCACCATACAGTATGTTCCGAGGAAAAAGCTTGATCAAATGGTATCCGGTCAGCATCAAGGAATTGTGGCACAAGTAGCTGCTTATGAATATGCGGAATTAGAAGATCTATATCAAATTGCGCAAAAGCGAAATGAACAGCCATTTTTCCTTATTTTAGATGAGATTGAAGACCCTCATAATTTGGGATCCATTATGCGTACGGCAGATGCTGTTGGTGCGCATGGGATCGTCATTCCAAAAAGGCGAGCAGTCGGCTTGACGACAACCGTCGCAAAGGCATCTACTGGAGCGATCGAGCATATTCCTGTAGCAAAAGTAACCAATCTTTCAAGAGCTTTAGATGAGATGAAAGAAAGAGGGATTTGGATTGCAGGAACAGATGCATCTGCTAAACAGGATTACAGACAGTTTGATGGAACGATGCCTCTAGCTCTTGTTATCGGCAGTGAAGGAAAAGGTATTGGTCGATTAATTAAGGAAAAATGCGATTTCCTAATTAAGCTGCCAATGATCGGGAAGGTGACTTCATTGAATGCATCAGTTGCCGCCAGCTTGTTGATGTATGAAGTTTTTCGAAAACGTTATCCCTTAGGAGAATAG
- a CDS encoding class I SAM-dependent methyltransferase yields MSDHYYTEKPSVKSNQKTWDFTLRNRTFTFTSDSGVFSKKEVDYGSRLLIEAFEEPELDGDVLDVGCGYGPIGLSLANEMTSRTIHMIDVNERAVELSKENAKHNRIDNVRIYQSDLFSNVHSSATFASILTNPPIRAGKKVVHAIFEKSADHLLPEGELWVVIQKKQGGPSAIEKLKQLFKEVTVVKKKKGYYVIKAKKV; encoded by the coding sequence ATGAGTGACCACTACTATACGGAAAAGCCATCAGTGAAAAGTAATCAAAAGACATGGGACTTCACCTTGAGAAACCGTACCTTTACTTTTACAAGTGATAGTGGAGTGTTTTCTAAGAAAGAAGTCGACTATGGTTCAAGGCTTTTAATTGAAGCTTTCGAAGAACCTGAATTGGATGGCGACGTCTTAGATGTCGGTTGCGGTTATGGACCGATCGGCTTATCATTAGCAAACGAAATGACAAGTCGCACCATTCATATGATTGATGTGAACGAAAGAGCAGTCGAACTTTCAAAGGAAAACGCTAAACATAATCGCATTGATAATGTCCGCATCTATCAAAGTGATTTGTTCTCGAATGTTCATTCATCAGCTACTTTTGCCTCGATACTGACCAATCCCCCCATCCGGGCAGGGAAGAAAGTTGTACATGCGATCTTTGAAAAAAGTGCTGATCATTTATTGCCGGAAGGTGAATTGTGGGTGGTTATTCAGAAAAAGCAAGGCGGGCCATCTGCGATTGAAAAATTAAAACAGCTCTTTAAAGAAGTGACGGTCGTTAAGAAAAAAAAGGGCTATTATGTGATCAAAGCTAAAAAAGTTTGA
- the cysE gene encoding serine O-acetyltransferase: MFFKMLKEDIDTVFDQDPAARSYIEVVLTYSGLHAIWAHRIAHAFYKRKLYFIARVISQVSRFFTGVEIHPAATIGRRFFIDHGMGVVIGETCEIGNNVTVFQGVTLGGTGKEKGKRHPTILDDALIATGAKVLGSITVGKGSKIGAGSVVLKDVPDHSTVVGIPGRVVVQNGKKINRDLNHQDLPDPVSDRFKELEREMEKLKRELASLSRKEEQS; this comes from the coding sequence GTGTTTTTCAAAATGCTGAAAGAAGATATTGATACTGTGTTTGATCAAGATCCTGCTGCTAGAAGCTATATTGAAGTCGTGCTAACCTATTCGGGGCTTCATGCGATTTGGGCTCATCGTATCGCGCATGCATTTTATAAGCGCAAACTATATTTTATTGCGCGGGTCATTTCCCAGGTCAGCCGGTTTTTTACAGGTGTTGAGATTCATCCAGCGGCGACAATCGGCAGGCGCTTCTTCATTGATCACGGCATGGGTGTCGTGATCGGAGAAACATGTGAAATCGGAAACAACGTAACCGTTTTCCAAGGCGTGACGTTAGGAGGAACAGGGAAAGAAAAGGGGAAGCGACATCCAACTATTTTAGATGATGCCCTCATTGCCACTGGTGCAAAGGTGCTTGGTTCCATTACTGTTGGAAAAGGGTCCAAGATTGGTGCAGGGTCAGTTGTGTTAAAAGATGTGCCAGACCATTCAACAGTTGTAGGTATACCTGGGCGCGTGGTGGTTCAAAATGGGAAAAAAATCAATCGTGATCTCAATCATCAAGATTTGCCAGATCCAGTTTCCGATCGTTTTAAAGAATTGGAACGAGAAATGGAAAAACTAAAACGTGAGCTGGCTTCATTGAGCAGAAAGGAAGAACAATCATGA
- the nusG gene encoding transcription termination/antitermination protein NusG: MEKNWYVVHTYSGYENKVKANLEKRVESMGMQDKIFRVVVPEEEETDIKNGKKKVVKKKVFPGYVLVEIVMTDDSWYVVRNTPGVTGFVGSAGSGSKPTALLPGEAETILKRMGLEERKTEIDFELKETVKVIDGPFANFTGSIEEIDYDKSKVKVFVNMFGRETPVELEFTQIDKL; this comes from the coding sequence ATGGAAAAGAATTGGTATGTTGTGCATACGTACTCTGGCTATGAAAATAAAGTAAAAGCGAACTTGGAAAAGCGTGTTGAATCAATGGGCATGCAAGATAAAATCTTCCGCGTTGTCGTACCAGAAGAAGAAGAAACTGATATTAAAAATGGTAAGAAAAAAGTCGTCAAAAAGAAAGTGTTCCCAGGTTATGTTCTTGTTGAAATTGTGATGACAGATGACTCATGGTATGTGGTACGTAATACACCAGGTGTCACAGGGTTCGTCGGATCAGCTGGATCAGGTTCAAAGCCGACAGCACTATTACCAGGCGAAGCGGAAACCATTCTGAAGAGAATGGGTCTTGAAGAACGCAAGACAGAAATTGACTTTGAACTAAAAGAAACAGTGAAGGTCATTGATGGACCATTTGCGAACTTCACAGGCTCTATCGAAGAAATTGATTATGATAAAAGTAAAGTGAAAGTATTCGTTAATATGTTTGGTAGAGAAACACCTGTTGAACTTGAGTTCACACAGATCGATAAATTGTAA
- the gltX gene encoding glutamate--tRNA ligase, which translates to MGNEVRVRYAPSPTGHLHIGNARTALFNYLFARSQGGKFIIRIEDTDQKRNVEGGEESQLRHLKWLGIDWDESVDKDGGYGPYRQSERNDIYKKYYEELLEKDLAYKCYCTAEELEQEREAQIARSEMPRYSGKCSHLSKEEEDKLIAEGREPSIRFRVPKGEMIKFNDMVKGDISFETDGIGDFVIVKKDGTPTYNFAVAVDDHLMKMTHILRGEDHISNTPKQILVFKAFGWDVPLFGHMTLIVNENRKKLSKRDESIIQFIEQYKNLGYLPEALFNFIALLGWSPVGEEELFTKEQFIEIFDVNRLSKSPALFDMHKLKWVNNQYMKALDLDQVVQLTLPHLQKAGKVSEQLTEEERVWVRKLISLYQEQLSYGAEIVELTELFFKEQIEYNQEAKAVLAEEQVPEVLASFAEQLERLESFTPDEIKAAIKAVQKETGHKGKKLFMPIRVAVTGQTHGPELPQSIELLGKETVLNRIKQL; encoded by the coding sequence ATGGGAAATGAAGTGCGTGTTCGTTATGCACCGAGTCCAACTGGTCATTTACATATTGGGAATGCTAGAACGGCTCTTTTTAATTATTTGTTCGCACGCAGTCAAGGCGGCAAATTTATTATTCGTATTGAAGATACGGATCAAAAACGTAATGTAGAAGGCGGTGAGGAAAGTCAGCTCCGTCATTTAAAATGGCTCGGCATTGATTGGGATGAGAGCGTTGATAAAGATGGTGGCTATGGTCCTTACAGACAATCAGAGCGTAATGATATTTACAAGAAATATTATGAGGAGCTGTTAGAGAAGGACTTGGCTTATAAGTGCTATTGTACGGCTGAAGAACTAGAGCAAGAACGTGAAGCGCAAATTGCCCGCAGTGAAATGCCTAGATATTCTGGGAAATGCAGTCATTTATCAAAAGAAGAAGAGGACAAGCTTATTGCTGAAGGAAGAGAGCCAAGTATTCGCTTCCGTGTACCAAAAGGTGAAATGATCAAATTTAACGACATGGTCAAAGGTGATATTTCTTTTGAAACCGATGGTATCGGTGACTTTGTTATTGTGAAGAAAGATGGCACGCCCACTTATAACTTCGCTGTTGCAGTTGATGATCATTTGATGAAAATGACACACATTCTCCGCGGTGAGGATCATATCTCTAATACACCTAAACAAATCTTGGTATTCAAGGCTTTTGGCTGGGATGTACCGCTTTTCGGACATATGACATTGATCGTCAACGAGAATCGTAAGAAACTAAGTAAACGTGATGAATCCATTATTCAATTCATCGAGCAATATAAGAACTTGGGCTATTTACCGGAAGCGTTGTTTAACTTCATTGCATTACTTGGATGGTCTCCAGTTGGTGAAGAAGAACTATTTACAAAAGAGCAATTCATTGAAATTTTCGATGTAAACCGACTTTCAAAGTCACCAGCTCTATTTGATATGCATAAACTGAAATGGGTGAATAACCAATACATGAAAGCACTTGATCTTGATCAAGTTGTGCAATTAACACTTCCACATCTTCAAAAAGCAGGAAAAGTCAGTGAACAATTGACGGAAGAGGAAAGAGTTTGGGTACGTAAATTGATTTCTCTTTATCAAGAGCAGCTTAGTTACGGAGCAGAAATTGTTGAGTTAACAGAGTTGTTCTTTAAGGAGCAAATTGAGTATAATCAAGAGGCAAAGGCAGTTTTAGCAGAAGAGCAAGTTCCAGAAGTCTTGGCATCTTTTGCAGAACAGCTTGAGCGCCTTGAGTCTTTCACACCTGATGAAATTAAGGCTGCGATTAAAGCTGTTCAAAAAGAAACAGGGCACAAAGGCAAGAAACTATTCATGCCAATTCGTGTGGCTGTCACAGGACAAACGCATGGTCCAGAACTTCCGCAAAGCATTGAGCTTTTAGGAAAAGAAACGGTATTAAACCGTATTAAACAACTATAA
- the rplK gene encoding 50S ribosomal protein L11 — protein MAKKVVKVVKLQIPAGKANPAPPVGPALGQAGVNIMGFCKEFNARTADQAGLIIPVEISVFEDRSFTFITKTPPAAVLLKKAAGIESGSGEPNRNKVATVKRDKVREIAETKMPDLNAASVESAMRMVEGTARSMGIVIED, from the coding sequence GTGGCTAAAAAAGTAGTAAAAGTTGTAAAATTGCAAATTCCTGCTGGAAAAGCTAACCCAGCTCCACCAGTTGGACCTGCACTAGGTCAAGCCGGTGTTAATATCATGGGATTCTGTAAGGAGTTTAACGCTCGTACAGCTGACCAAGCTGGTCTTATCATTCCTGTTGAAATTTCGGTTTTTGAAGACCGTTCATTTACATTTATTACTAAAACTCCACCTGCTGCAGTTTTACTTAAAAAAGCAGCTGGTATTGAGTCTGGTTCTGGTGAACCTAACCGTAATAAAGTTGCAACTGTTAAGCGTGATAAAGTACGCGAAATCGCAGAAACAAAAATGCCTGATTTAAACGCTGCTAGCGTTGAATCAGCTATGCGTATGGTTGAAGGTACTGCACGCAGCATGGGTATTGTCATCGAAGATTAG
- the rplJ gene encoding 50S ribosomal protein L10 translates to MSNAIETKKVVVDEITSKFKDSKSTVIVDYRGLSVAEVTELRKQLREAGVEFKVYKNTLTRRAVEQVELTGLNDFLTGPNAIAFSNEDVIAPAKIINDFAKNHEALEIKAGVIEGNVATVEEVKALAELPSREGLLSMLLSVLQAPVRNLALATKAVAEQKEEQGA, encoded by the coding sequence ATGAGCAACGCAATCGAAACTAAAAAAGTAGTCGTTGATGAAATTACTTCTAAATTTAAAGACAGTAAATCAACAGTGATCGTCGATTATCGCGGTCTTTCAGTTGCTGAAGTAACAGAACTTCGTAAGCAACTTCGTGAAGCTGGTGTAGAATTTAAAGTTTACAAAAATACTTTGACTCGCCGTGCAGTTGAACAAGTTGAATTGACTGGTTTGAATGATTTCTTGACTGGTCCAAATGCGATCGCATTCAGTAACGAAGATGTAATCGCACCTGCGAAGATCATCAATGATTTTGCGAAAAACCACGAGGCTTTAGAAATTAAAGCTGGTGTCATCGAAGGAAATGTAGCGACTGTAGAAGAAGTGAAGGCTCTTGCTGAACTTCCGTCTCGCGAAGGCTTGCTTTCTATGTTGCTTAGCGTTCTTCAAGCTCCAGTCCGTAATCTTGCTCTTGCAACTAAAGCAGTTGCAGAACAAAAAGAAGAACAAGGCGCTTAA
- the secE gene encoding preprotein translocase subunit SecE: MRIISFLKSVGKEMKKVSWPKKNEMVRYTITVILTVVFFAVFFSLLDIGISQLIELIH, encoded by the coding sequence ATGCGTATTATCAGTTTCCTAAAAAGTGTCGGGAAAGAAATGAAAAAGGTCAGTTGGCCAAAGAAAAACGAAATGGTTCGTTACACAATTACTGTTATTTTGACAGTCGTTTTCTTTGCAGTTTTTTTCTCTCTTCTTGATATAGGAATCTCACAATTAATCGAATTAATTCATTAA
- the rae1 gene encoding ribosome-dependent mRNA decay endonuclease Rae1/YacP, which translates to MDILLVDGYNMIGAWPRLQHLKENSFEEARDVLIQNLAEYQAYTGYRVIVVFDAHMVKGIEKKRTNHRVEVIFTRENETADERIEKLAQDLNNIRTQIHVATSDYTEQWAIFGQGALRKSARELLREIEVIERKIETRVKKITSDKPASKIELSEDVLKTFEKWRRGHLE; encoded by the coding sequence ATGGATATCCTTTTAGTCGATGGATACAACATGATCGGTGCATGGCCTCGTTTGCAACACTTAAAGGAAAACAGCTTTGAAGAAGCCAGAGACGTACTAATTCAAAATTTAGCAGAATACCAAGCATATACAGGGTATCGAGTTATTGTTGTATTCGATGCCCACATGGTCAAAGGAATCGAAAAAAAGCGGACAAACCACCGAGTAGAGGTCATTTTTACGAGAGAGAACGAAACGGCTGATGAGCGAATTGAAAAGCTGGCACAAGATTTGAATAATATCCGGACGCAAATCCATGTGGCAACATCTGATTATACGGAACAATGGGCGATTTTTGGACAAGGTGCTCTTCGTAAATCTGCTCGAGAGCTACTGAGGGAAATTGAAGTAATAGAAAGAAAGATTGAAACACGTGTAAAAAAGATTACTTCTGATAAACCAGCATCCAAAATTGAATTGTCAGAAGATGTATTGAAAACGTTTGAAAAATGGCGGCGGGGCCATTTAGAATAA
- the sigH gene encoding RNA polymerase sporulation sigma factor SigH, whose protein sequence is MTLNNSKGKSIREQFCQLEDEQVIERVHVGDSDALDYLITKYRNFVRAKARSYFLIGADREDIVQEGMIGLYKSIRDFREDKLTSFKAFAELCITRQIITAIKTATRQKHIPLNSYVSLDKPIYDEESDRTLLDVISGAKALNPEDLIISKEEFDDIEMKMGELLSELERKVLVLYLDGRSYQEISEDLNRHVKSIDNALQRVKRKLEKYLELREISL, encoded by the coding sequence GTGACTCTAAACAACAGCAAGGGTAAATCCATCAGAGAGCAATTTTGCCAGTTGGAAGATGAACAAGTCATTGAAAGGGTTCATGTCGGAGATAGTGATGCGCTAGATTATTTAATAACGAAATACCGCAATTTTGTACGTGCAAAAGCAAGATCTTATTTTCTGATTGGAGCGGACCGTGAGGACATTGTCCAAGAGGGGATGATTGGGCTATATAAGTCTATTCGTGATTTCAGAGAGGACAAGCTTACTTCATTTAAGGCTTTTGCAGAATTATGTATTACCCGCCAAATTATCACCGCAATTAAAACAGCTACTCGCCAAAAACATATCCCGTTAAATTCCTATGTATCATTAGACAAGCCAATATACGATGAAGAATCGGACAGAACATTATTGGATGTCATTTCCGGTGCTAAAGCGCTTAACCCAGAAGATCTGATCATTAGCAAAGAAGAATTTGATGATATTGAAATGAAAATGGGTGAACTATTAAGTGAGCTGGAAAGAAAAGTACTTGTGCTTTATCTGGATGGCAGATCATATCAGGAGATTTCTGAAGATTTGAACCGTCATGTGAAATCTATTGATAACGCTCTCCAAAGAGTGAAGAGGAAACTGGAAAAATATTTAGAGCTTCGTGAAATCAGTCTCTAG
- the rplL gene encoding 50S ribosomal protein L7/L12, whose translation MALNIEEIIASVKEATVLELNDLVKAIEEEFGVTAAAPVAVAGAAAGGAAEEKTDFDLILAGAGDQKIKVIKVVREITGLGLKEAKELVDNTPKPLKEGIAKEEAEELKAKLEEVGASVEVK comes from the coding sequence ATGGCTTTAAATATCGAAGAAATCATTGCTTCAGTTAAAGAAGCAACTGTACTTGAGTTAAACGACTTAGTAAAAGCAATCGAAGAAGAATTTGGCGTAACTGCTGCTGCACCTGTAGCTGTAGCTGGTGCTGCTGCTGGTGGCGCTGCTGAAGAGAAAACTGACTTTGATCTAATCCTTGCTGGTGCTGGAGATCAAAAAATCAAAGTGATCAAAGTAGTTCGTGAAATCACTGGTCTTGGCTTAAAAGAAGCTAAAGAACTTGTTGACAACACTCCAAAACCACTTAAAGAAGGTATTGCTAAAGAAGAAGCTGAAGAACTTAAAGCTAAGCTTGAAGAAGTTGGCGCTTCTGTAGAAGTTAAGTAA
- a CDS encoding Mini-ribonuclease 3: MLNFEKLKDGKQLNGLALAYMGDAIFEVYVRHYLLQTGATKPNELHKRASKIVSAKSQAAILFELQQRGFFTEKEEAVLKRGRNAKSGTVPKNTDVQTYRYSTAFEAVMGYLFIEKQDERLEELIRQAIEIGTSGRKTNESAT; this comes from the coding sequence ATGTTGAATTTTGAAAAGCTGAAAGACGGAAAGCAGTTGAACGGACTTGCGCTTGCTTATATGGGTGATGCCATCTTTGAAGTATATGTCAGGCATTACCTCCTCCAAACGGGGGCGACAAAACCAAATGAACTGCATAAAAGAGCAAGCAAAATTGTATCAGCCAAATCCCAAGCCGCCATTTTATTTGAACTTCAGCAGAGAGGCTTCTTTACTGAAAAAGAAGAAGCGGTGTTAAAAAGAGGAAGAAATGCAAAATCAGGCACAGTGCCTAAAAACACAGACGTTCAAACGTATCGTTATAGTACGGCGTTTGAAGCGGTCATGGGTTATTTATTTATTGAAAAGCAGGACGAGCGCTTAGAAGAGCTAATCCGTCAAGCGATTGAAATCGGAACGTCAGGGAGGAAGACAAATGAGTCAGCAACATGA
- the cysS gene encoding cysteine--tRNA ligase: MTINIYNTLTRKKEEFIPLEPGKVKMYVCGPTVYNYIHIGNARPAIVYDTVRKYLEYSGYDVHFVSNFTDVDDKLIKAANELGEDVPTIADRFIQAYFEDVSALGCKKADLHPRVTENMDDIIAFIAALIEKGYAYEADGDVYYSTRSFEGYGKLSHQSIDELKTGARIRVGEKKRDALDFALWKAAKDQEISWKSPWGEGRPGWHIECSAMVKKYLGDTIDIHAGGQDLTFPHHENEIAQSEALTGKPFAKYWMHNGYINIDNEKMSKSLGNFVLVHDIIKEQDPDVLRFFMLSVHYRHPINYSIDLLESTKSAFNRLKTSFANLQHRLESSTNLTDDHAEWLAKIEEQRATFIAEMNDDFNTANAISVLFELAKQANYYMENDHTTEEVIKAFIELFKEITSVLGFSLEEKHALDEEVEALIEKRNEARRNRDFALSDQIRDQLKSMNIVLEDTPQGTRWKRGE, encoded by the coding sequence ATGACAATCAATATTTATAATACATTGACTCGTAAGAAGGAAGAATTTATCCCGCTTGAACCAGGAAAGGTCAAGATGTATGTGTGCGGACCAACCGTTTATAATTACATTCATATTGGGAATGCAAGGCCAGCTATTGTGTATGACACTGTTCGTAAGTATTTAGAATACAGCGGTTATGATGTGCACTTTGTATCAAACTTTACAGATGTCGATGATAAACTCATTAAAGCGGCAAATGAATTAGGAGAAGATGTTCCAACTATTGCTGACCGGTTTATCCAAGCATATTTCGAAGACGTCAGTGCACTAGGTTGCAAAAAAGCAGACCTGCATCCTCGAGTGACGGAAAATATGGATGATATCATTGCTTTTATCGCCGCATTGATTGAAAAAGGGTACGCTTATGAAGCGGATGGCGATGTGTATTACAGCACACGTTCATTTGAAGGTTATGGAAAGCTTTCTCACCAATCAATTGATGAACTGAAGACAGGCGCACGTATTCGTGTAGGCGAAAAGAAAAGAGATGCGCTGGACTTTGCTTTATGGAAGGCTGCAAAGGATCAGGAAATCTCGTGGAAGAGTCCATGGGGCGAAGGACGCCCAGGCTGGCATATCGAGTGTTCTGCAATGGTGAAGAAATATTTAGGTGATACCATTGATATCCATGCAGGTGGACAGGACTTAACATTCCCGCATCATGAGAATGAAATCGCCCAATCCGAGGCTTTGACAGGAAAACCTTTTGCAAAGTATTGGATGCATAACGGGTATATCAACATTGATAATGAAAAAATGTCAAAGTCACTTGGAAACTTTGTGCTTGTTCATGACATTATTAAAGAACAAGACCCAGATGTCCTTCGATTCTTTATGTTATCTGTTCACTATCGTCATCCAATTAATTACTCAATTGATTTATTGGAGAGTACAAAAAGTGCATTTAACAGACTAAAAACATCTTTTGCTAACTTACAACATCGTCTTGAGAGTAGCACCAATTTAACAGACGATCACGCTGAATGGTTGGCGAAAATTGAAGAACAGCGTGCTACATTTATTGCTGAAATGAATGATGATTTTAATACAGCGAATGCTATTTCTGTCTTATTTGAATTAGCGAAACAGGCCAATTACTATATGGAGAATGATCATACAACAGAAGAAGTCATCAAGGCATTCATTGAACTGTTCAAAGAGATCACTTCAGTTCTTGGCTTCTCATTAGAAGAAAAGCACGCACTTGATGAAGAAGTAGAAGCGTTAATAGAAAAACGTAATGAAGCTAGACGAAATCGCGACTTTGCACTGTCTGATCAAATTCGTGACCAATTAAAGAGCATGAATATTGTATTGGAGGATACTCCTCAAGGGACTCGTTGGAAAAGAGGAGAATAA